The following are encoded together in the Choloepus didactylus isolate mChoDid1 chromosome 7, mChoDid1.pri, whole genome shotgun sequence genome:
- the LOC119539460 gene encoding tripartite motif-containing protein 10-like isoform X2, with product MATGPMIGDLLEEVTCSICLEYMKDPVSILCGHSFCLACITKYCVTFKSTKAAMSCPFCEKSFQEEDIRPNWILASLVSSLLTFEDKSENTAQEVWFCERHRERAFFYCQEDQQFLCVVCKDLIQHRRHSVLQQGKDARSYKDQIQSRMVSLMKEREEIKKTQQMREEAIQALMNQIQAKKQQVVSEYRQTWELLKAQQHLFLAEMETLEKEINSGKDEYVTKVSKELTYLDTLINKMEESSHSGMENLKDVKKSDKRWKWVQIPTPIAVSTTLENRVLKITNKADVLQERLKRFRDTLSVGMEKHQGKSGSGSDFSTRKKHSGQPKMKPVVEAKQKNVGPNWNQTFRPPKATGAMAINPKRDQRTPRNFVDHRLSYPPQSEMASVTAATKTEVVLDPDTAHPKLLISEDGKRVTMRGSLQGPSAHPKRFDTNLYVLGREGYSSGTHSWTVELSYWGDCILGVARESVRRKGRISLSQREGIWALRVTKGQFWALTIPENKLSLDGNPQKVGVTLDFRKGQVTFSNADKEATIFTFQDSFTGKIVPFFGLYGPGAQLTLYP from the exons ATGGCAACTGGGCCCATGATTGGGGACCTCCTGGAAGAGGTGACCTGCAGTATATGCCTGGAATACATGAAGGACCCTGTGAGCATCCTTTGTGGCCACAGCTTCTGCCTGGCCTGCATCACCAAGTACTGTGTCACTTTTAAATCCACCAAGGCAGCCATGTCCTGCCCATTCTGCGAGAAGTCATTTCAAGAGGAGGACATCAGACCCAACTGGATATTGGCCAGCTTGGTCTCCAGCCTCCTAACGTTTGAGGACAAGAGTGAGAACACAGCCCAAGAAGTCTGGTTCTGTGAGCGGCACAGAGAAAGGGCCTTTTTCTACTGCCAGGAGGACCAGCAATTCCTGTGTGTGGTTTGCAAAGACCTCATACAGCACAGACGCCACTCAGTGCTACAGCAGGGGAAAGATGCTAGATCTTACAAG GATCAAATCCAGAGCCGCATGGTGAGTctgatgaaagagagagaggagattaAGAAGACACAGCAGATGAGAGAAGAGGCAATACAGGCCTTAATG AACCAGATACAAGCCAAAAAGCAGCAGGTTGTGAGTGAGTACAGACAAACTTGGGAGCTCTTGAAAGCTCAGCAGCACCTCTTCCTGGCAGAAATGGAGACACTGGAGAAGGAAATCAATAGTGGAAAAGATGAATATGTCACCAAAGTGTCCAAGGAACTAACCTATCTTGACACACTGATAAATAAGATGGAGGAGAGTTCTCACTCAGGAATGGAGAACCTTAAG gatgtgAAGAAATCAGATAAAAG GTGGAAATGGGTGCAGATTCCAACCCCCATAGCTGTGTCCACAACCCTTGAAAACAGAGTCCTCAAAATCACAAATAAGGCTGATGTACTGCAAGAGAGACTGAAGCGTTTCAGAG ACACCTTGTCAGTTGGCATGGAGAAACACCAAGGGAAATCTGGGAGTGGGAGTGATTTTAGCACCAGGAAAAAGCATTCAGGACAGCCCAAGATGAAGCCTGTTGTGGAAGCTAAACAGa AAAATGTAGGACCCAACTGGAACCAAACATTCAGGCCACCAAAAGCTACAG gagCAATGGCCATCAACCCAAAGAGAGACCAAAGGACGCCTAGAAATTTTGTGGACCATAGGTTGAGCTATCCACCTCAGTCAGAAATGGCttctgttacagcagccacaaAAA CAGAAGTGGTCCTGGACCCAGACACTGCTCACCCAAAGCTCCTGATCTCAGAGGATGGGAAACGTGTGACTATGAGAGGCTCTCTGCAAGGGCCATCTGCTCATCCCAAGAGATTCGACACCAACCTCTATGTGCTGGGTCGGGAGGGCTACTCCTCTGGGACCCACAGCTGGACGGTGGAACTGTCATACTGGGGAGACTGCATCCTAGGGGTAGCTCGAGAATCAgtgagaagaaagggaaggatctCCCTCAGTCAGAGAGAGGGGATCTGGGCTCTGAGGGTCACCaaggggcagttctgggctctcACAATTCCAGAAAACAAACTGTCCTTGGATGGAAATCCCCAGAAGGTAGGGGTGACCTTAGATTTCAGGAAGGGGCAGGTGACCTTTTCTAATGCAGATAAAGAGGCTACCATTTTTACTTTTCAAGATTCTTTTACAGGAAAAATAGTCCCATTCTTTGGGCTCTATGGTCCAGGGGCACAACTGACTCTGTATCCCTGA
- the LOC119539460 gene encoding tripartite motif-containing protein 10-like isoform X4, translated as MATGPMIGDLLEEVTCSICLEYMKDPVSILCGHSFCLACITKYCVTFKSTKAAMSCPFCEKSFQEEDIRPNWILASLVSSLLTFEDKSENTAQEVWFCERHRERAFFYCQEDQQFLCVVCKDLIQHRRHSVLQQGKDARSYKDQIQSRMVSLMKEREEIKKTQQMREEAIQALMNQIQAKKQQVVSEYRQTWELLKAQQHLFLAEMETLEKEINSGKDEYVTKVSKELTYLDTLINKMEESSHSGMENLKDVKKSDKRWKWVQIPTPIAVSTTLENRVLKITNKADVLQERLKRFRDTLSVGMEKHQGKSGSGSDFSTRKKHSGQPKMKPVVEAKQRAMAINPKRDQRTPRNFVDHRLSYPPQSEMASVTAATKTEVVLDPDTAHPKLLISEDGKRVTMRGSLQGPSAHPKRFDTNLYVLGREGYSSGTHSWTVELSYWGDCILGVARESVRRKGRISLSQREGIWALRVTKGQFWALTIPENKLSLDGNPQKVGVTLDFRKGQVTFSNADKEATIFTFQDSFTGKIVPFFGLYGPGAQLTLYP; from the exons ATGGCAACTGGGCCCATGATTGGGGACCTCCTGGAAGAGGTGACCTGCAGTATATGCCTGGAATACATGAAGGACCCTGTGAGCATCCTTTGTGGCCACAGCTTCTGCCTGGCCTGCATCACCAAGTACTGTGTCACTTTTAAATCCACCAAGGCAGCCATGTCCTGCCCATTCTGCGAGAAGTCATTTCAAGAGGAGGACATCAGACCCAACTGGATATTGGCCAGCTTGGTCTCCAGCCTCCTAACGTTTGAGGACAAGAGTGAGAACACAGCCCAAGAAGTCTGGTTCTGTGAGCGGCACAGAGAAAGGGCCTTTTTCTACTGCCAGGAGGACCAGCAATTCCTGTGTGTGGTTTGCAAAGACCTCATACAGCACAGACGCCACTCAGTGCTACAGCAGGGGAAAGATGCTAGATCTTACAAG GATCAAATCCAGAGCCGCATGGTGAGTctgatgaaagagagagaggagattaAGAAGACACAGCAGATGAGAGAAGAGGCAATACAGGCCTTAATG AACCAGATACAAGCCAAAAAGCAGCAGGTTGTGAGTGAGTACAGACAAACTTGGGAGCTCTTGAAAGCTCAGCAGCACCTCTTCCTGGCAGAAATGGAGACACTGGAGAAGGAAATCAATAGTGGAAAAGATGAATATGTCACCAAAGTGTCCAAGGAACTAACCTATCTTGACACACTGATAAATAAGATGGAGGAGAGTTCTCACTCAGGAATGGAGAACCTTAAG gatgtgAAGAAATCAGATAAAAG GTGGAAATGGGTGCAGATTCCAACCCCCATAGCTGTGTCCACAACCCTTGAAAACAGAGTCCTCAAAATCACAAATAAGGCTGATGTACTGCAAGAGAGACTGAAGCGTTTCAGAG ACACCTTGTCAGTTGGCATGGAGAAACACCAAGGGAAATCTGGGAGTGGGAGTGATTTTAGCACCAGGAAAAAGCATTCAGGACAGCCCAAGATGAAGCCTGTTGTGGAAGCTAAACAGa gagCAATGGCCATCAACCCAAAGAGAGACCAAAGGACGCCTAGAAATTTTGTGGACCATAGGTTGAGCTATCCACCTCAGTCAGAAATGGCttctgttacagcagccacaaAAA CAGAAGTGGTCCTGGACCCAGACACTGCTCACCCAAAGCTCCTGATCTCAGAGGATGGGAAACGTGTGACTATGAGAGGCTCTCTGCAAGGGCCATCTGCTCATCCCAAGAGATTCGACACCAACCTCTATGTGCTGGGTCGGGAGGGCTACTCCTCTGGGACCCACAGCTGGACGGTGGAACTGTCATACTGGGGAGACTGCATCCTAGGGGTAGCTCGAGAATCAgtgagaagaaagggaaggatctCCCTCAGTCAGAGAGAGGGGATCTGGGCTCTGAGGGTCACCaaggggcagttctgggctctcACAATTCCAGAAAACAAACTGTCCTTGGATGGAAATCCCCAGAAGGTAGGGGTGACCTTAGATTTCAGGAAGGGGCAGGTGACCTTTTCTAATGCAGATAAAGAGGCTACCATTTTTACTTTTCAAGATTCTTTTACAGGAAAAATAGTCCCATTCTTTGGGCTCTATGGTCCAGGGGCACAACTGACTCTGTATCCCTGA
- the LOC119539460 gene encoding tripartite motif-containing protein 10-like isoform X3, with protein sequence MATGPMIGDLLEEVTCSICLEYMKDPVSILCGHSFCLACITKYCVTFKSTKAAMSCPFCEKSFQEEDIRPNWILASLVSSLLTFEDKSENTAQEVWFCERHRERAFFYCQEDQQFLCVVCKDLIQHRRHSVLQQGKDARSYKDQIQSRMVSLMKEREEIKKTQQMREEAIQALMNQIQAKKQQVVSEYRQTWELLKAQQHLFLAEMETLEKEINSGKDEYVTKVSKELTYLDTLINKMEESSHSGMENLKDVKKSDKRWKWVQIPTPIAVSTTLENRVLKITNKADVLQERLKRFRDTLSVGMEKHQGKSGSGSDFSTRKKHSGQPKMKPVVEAKQRAMAINPKRDQRTPRNFVDHRLSYPPQSEMASVTAATKTAEVVLDPDTAHPKLLISEDGKRVTMRGSLQGPSAHPKRFDTNLYVLGREGYSSGTHSWTVELSYWGDCILGVARESVRRKGRISLSQREGIWALRVTKGQFWALTIPENKLSLDGNPQKVGVTLDFRKGQVTFSNADKEATIFTFQDSFTGKIVPFFGLYGPGAQLTLYP encoded by the exons ATGGCAACTGGGCCCATGATTGGGGACCTCCTGGAAGAGGTGACCTGCAGTATATGCCTGGAATACATGAAGGACCCTGTGAGCATCCTTTGTGGCCACAGCTTCTGCCTGGCCTGCATCACCAAGTACTGTGTCACTTTTAAATCCACCAAGGCAGCCATGTCCTGCCCATTCTGCGAGAAGTCATTTCAAGAGGAGGACATCAGACCCAACTGGATATTGGCCAGCTTGGTCTCCAGCCTCCTAACGTTTGAGGACAAGAGTGAGAACACAGCCCAAGAAGTCTGGTTCTGTGAGCGGCACAGAGAAAGGGCCTTTTTCTACTGCCAGGAGGACCAGCAATTCCTGTGTGTGGTTTGCAAAGACCTCATACAGCACAGACGCCACTCAGTGCTACAGCAGGGGAAAGATGCTAGATCTTACAAG GATCAAATCCAGAGCCGCATGGTGAGTctgatgaaagagagagaggagattaAGAAGACACAGCAGATGAGAGAAGAGGCAATACAGGCCTTAATG AACCAGATACAAGCCAAAAAGCAGCAGGTTGTGAGTGAGTACAGACAAACTTGGGAGCTCTTGAAAGCTCAGCAGCACCTCTTCCTGGCAGAAATGGAGACACTGGAGAAGGAAATCAATAGTGGAAAAGATGAATATGTCACCAAAGTGTCCAAGGAACTAACCTATCTTGACACACTGATAAATAAGATGGAGGAGAGTTCTCACTCAGGAATGGAGAACCTTAAG gatgtgAAGAAATCAGATAAAAG GTGGAAATGGGTGCAGATTCCAACCCCCATAGCTGTGTCCACAACCCTTGAAAACAGAGTCCTCAAAATCACAAATAAGGCTGATGTACTGCAAGAGAGACTGAAGCGTTTCAGAG ACACCTTGTCAGTTGGCATGGAGAAACACCAAGGGAAATCTGGGAGTGGGAGTGATTTTAGCACCAGGAAAAAGCATTCAGGACAGCCCAAGATGAAGCCTGTTGTGGAAGCTAAACAGa gagCAATGGCCATCAACCCAAAGAGAGACCAAAGGACGCCTAGAAATTTTGTGGACCATAGGTTGAGCTATCCACCTCAGTCAGAAATGGCttctgttacagcagccacaaAAA CAGCAGAAGTGGTCCTGGACCCAGACACTGCTCACCCAAAGCTCCTGATCTCAGAGGATGGGAAACGTGTGACTATGAGAGGCTCTCTGCAAGGGCCATCTGCTCATCCCAAGAGATTCGACACCAACCTCTATGTGCTGGGTCGGGAGGGCTACTCCTCTGGGACCCACAGCTGGACGGTGGAACTGTCATACTGGGGAGACTGCATCCTAGGGGTAGCTCGAGAATCAgtgagaagaaagggaaggatctCCCTCAGTCAGAGAGAGGGGATCTGGGCTCTGAGGGTCACCaaggggcagttctgggctctcACAATTCCAGAAAACAAACTGTCCTTGGATGGAAATCCCCAGAAGGTAGGGGTGACCTTAGATTTCAGGAAGGGGCAGGTGACCTTTTCTAATGCAGATAAAGAGGCTACCATTTTTACTTTTCAAGATTCTTTTACAGGAAAAATAGTCCCATTCTTTGGGCTCTATGGTCCAGGGGCACAACTGACTCTGTATCCCTGA
- the LOC119539460 gene encoding tripartite motif-containing protein 10-like isoform X1, producing MATGPMIGDLLEEVTCSICLEYMKDPVSILCGHSFCLACITKYCVTFKSTKAAMSCPFCEKSFQEEDIRPNWILASLVSSLLTFEDKSENTAQEVWFCERHRERAFFYCQEDQQFLCVVCKDLIQHRRHSVLQQGKDARSYKDQIQSRMVSLMKEREEIKKTQQMREEAIQALMNQIQAKKQQVVSEYRQTWELLKAQQHLFLAEMETLEKEINSGKDEYVTKVSKELTYLDTLINKMEESSHSGMENLKDVKKSDKRWKWVQIPTPIAVSTTLENRVLKITNKADVLQERLKRFRDTLSVGMEKHQGKSGSGSDFSTRKKHSGQPKMKPVVEAKQKNVGPNWNQTFRPPKATGAMAINPKRDQRTPRNFVDHRLSYPPQSEMASVTAATKTAEVVLDPDTAHPKLLISEDGKRVTMRGSLQGPSAHPKRFDTNLYVLGREGYSSGTHSWTVELSYWGDCILGVARESVRRKGRISLSQREGIWALRVTKGQFWALTIPENKLSLDGNPQKVGVTLDFRKGQVTFSNADKEATIFTFQDSFTGKIVPFFGLYGPGAQLTLYP from the exons ATGGCAACTGGGCCCATGATTGGGGACCTCCTGGAAGAGGTGACCTGCAGTATATGCCTGGAATACATGAAGGACCCTGTGAGCATCCTTTGTGGCCACAGCTTCTGCCTGGCCTGCATCACCAAGTACTGTGTCACTTTTAAATCCACCAAGGCAGCCATGTCCTGCCCATTCTGCGAGAAGTCATTTCAAGAGGAGGACATCAGACCCAACTGGATATTGGCCAGCTTGGTCTCCAGCCTCCTAACGTTTGAGGACAAGAGTGAGAACACAGCCCAAGAAGTCTGGTTCTGTGAGCGGCACAGAGAAAGGGCCTTTTTCTACTGCCAGGAGGACCAGCAATTCCTGTGTGTGGTTTGCAAAGACCTCATACAGCACAGACGCCACTCAGTGCTACAGCAGGGGAAAGATGCTAGATCTTACAAG GATCAAATCCAGAGCCGCATGGTGAGTctgatgaaagagagagaggagattaAGAAGACACAGCAGATGAGAGAAGAGGCAATACAGGCCTTAATG AACCAGATACAAGCCAAAAAGCAGCAGGTTGTGAGTGAGTACAGACAAACTTGGGAGCTCTTGAAAGCTCAGCAGCACCTCTTCCTGGCAGAAATGGAGACACTGGAGAAGGAAATCAATAGTGGAAAAGATGAATATGTCACCAAAGTGTCCAAGGAACTAACCTATCTTGACACACTGATAAATAAGATGGAGGAGAGTTCTCACTCAGGAATGGAGAACCTTAAG gatgtgAAGAAATCAGATAAAAG GTGGAAATGGGTGCAGATTCCAACCCCCATAGCTGTGTCCACAACCCTTGAAAACAGAGTCCTCAAAATCACAAATAAGGCTGATGTACTGCAAGAGAGACTGAAGCGTTTCAGAG ACACCTTGTCAGTTGGCATGGAGAAACACCAAGGGAAATCTGGGAGTGGGAGTGATTTTAGCACCAGGAAAAAGCATTCAGGACAGCCCAAGATGAAGCCTGTTGTGGAAGCTAAACAGa AAAATGTAGGACCCAACTGGAACCAAACATTCAGGCCACCAAAAGCTACAG gagCAATGGCCATCAACCCAAAGAGAGACCAAAGGACGCCTAGAAATTTTGTGGACCATAGGTTGAGCTATCCACCTCAGTCAGAAATGGCttctgttacagcagccacaaAAA CAGCAGAAGTGGTCCTGGACCCAGACACTGCTCACCCAAAGCTCCTGATCTCAGAGGATGGGAAACGTGTGACTATGAGAGGCTCTCTGCAAGGGCCATCTGCTCATCCCAAGAGATTCGACACCAACCTCTATGTGCTGGGTCGGGAGGGCTACTCCTCTGGGACCCACAGCTGGACGGTGGAACTGTCATACTGGGGAGACTGCATCCTAGGGGTAGCTCGAGAATCAgtgagaagaaagggaaggatctCCCTCAGTCAGAGAGAGGGGATCTGGGCTCTGAGGGTCACCaaggggcagttctgggctctcACAATTCCAGAAAACAAACTGTCCTTGGATGGAAATCCCCAGAAGGTAGGGGTGACCTTAGATTTCAGGAAGGGGCAGGTGACCTTTTCTAATGCAGATAAAGAGGCTACCATTTTTACTTTTCAAGATTCTTTTACAGGAAAAATAGTCCCATTCTTTGGGCTCTATGGTCCAGGGGCACAACTGACTCTGTATCCCTGA
- the LOC119539473 gene encoding ubiquitin carboxyl-terminal hydrolase 46 has product MTVRNIASICNMGTNASALEKDIGPEQFPINEHYFGLVNFGNTCYCNSVLQALYFCRPFRENVLAYKAQQKKKENLLTCLADLFHSIATQKKKVGVIPPKKFISRLRKENDLFDNYMQQDAHEFLNYLLNTIADILQEEKKQEKQNGKLKNGNMNEPAENNKPELTWVHEIFQGTLTNETRCLNCETVSSKDEDFLDLSVDVEQNTSITHCLRDFSNTETLCSEQKYYCETCCSKQEAQKRMRVKKLPMILALHLKRFKYMEQLHRYTKLSYRVVFPLELRLFNTSSDAVNLDRMYDLVAVVVHCGSGPNRGHYITIVKSHGFWLLFDDDIVEKIDAQAIEEFYGLTSDISKNSESGYILFYQSRE; this is encoded by the coding sequence ATGACTGTCCGAAACATCGCCTCCATCTGTAATATGGGCACCAATGCCTCTGCTCTGGAAAAAGACATTGGTCCAGAGCAgtttccaatcaatgaacactaCTTCGGATTGGTCAATTTTGGAAACACATGCTACTGCAACTCCGTGCTCCAAGCGCTGTACTTCTGCCGGCCGTTCCGTGAGAATGTGTTGGCATACAAGGCCCagcaaaaaaagaaggaaaacttgcTGACATGCCTGGCAGACCTTTTCCACAGCATTGCCACGCAGAAGAAGAAGGTTGGTGTGATTCCACCAAAGAAGTTCATTTCAAGGCTGAGAAAAGAGAATGATCTCTTTGATAACTACATGCAGCAGGATGCCCACGAATTTCTAAATTATTTGCTAAACACTATTGCAGACATCCTGcaggaagagaagaaacaggaaaaacaaaatggaaaattaaaaaatggcaacatgaatgaacctgcGGAAAATAATAAACCAGAACTCACCTGGGTCCATGAGATTTTTCAGGGAACGCTCACCAATGAAACTCGATGCTTGAACTGTGAAACTGTTAGTAGCAAAGATGAAGATTTTCTTGATCTTTCTGTTGATGTGGAGCAGAATACGTCTATTACCCACTGCCTAAGAGACTTCAGCAACACAGAAACACTGTGTAGTGAACAGAAATATTATTGTGAAACATGCTGCAGCAAACAGGAGGCTCAGAAAAGGATGCGAGTTAAAAAGCTGCCCATGATTTTGGCCCTCCACCTCAAGCGGTTCAAGTACATGGAGCAGCTCCACAGGTACACCAAGCTGTCTTACCGGGTCGTCTTCCCTCTGGAGCTCCGGCTCTTCAACACCTCCAGTGACGCGGTGAACCTGGACCGCATGTATGACCTGGTGGCCGTGGTGGTTCACTGTGGCAGTGGTCCGAATCGTGGGCACTATATCACTATTGTGAAAAGTCATGGTTTCTGGCTTTTGTTTGATGATGACATTGTAGAGAAAATAGATGCTCAAGCTATTGAAGAATTCTATGGCCTGACATCGGATATATCAAAAAATTCAGaatctggatatattttattcTATCAGTCAAGAGAATAA